One region of Polaromonas naphthalenivorans CJ2 genomic DNA includes:
- a CDS encoding efflux RND transporter periplasmic adaptor subunit, translated as MNKKYLLFALLAAGVLGATGYVLYALGAKQAGTMPAAPMNMPADAGASPTAGPQSMAEGEEATRRHISAGLKAGDTDPVTGSKILYYRDPMVPASKFDKPAKSPFMDMMLVPVYAAGQADQGKLIVSPRIQQNLGVRTAVVTDGTLSPQVSAVGSIAFNERDQATVQARATGYVERLHVRATLDRVRKGQPLLDLYVPEWVAAQEEFLAVKRMQGSDLASLVDGARQRMRLAGMSDEQIRQVEASGKSQARFTITAPLGGVVVELMAREGMTVMAGTTLFRINGLSTVWANAEVPESQAALVRPGAKVQASSPAAPGMTFDGKVQAILPEVNSATRTLKARLELDNPGARLVPGMFVSMHFMGMQAQKSLLVPTEAVIQTGKRTVVILAEENGWFSPVDVQPGIESGGQTEIKRGLQAGQRVVVSSQFLIDSEASLKGVEARLNENPKPADATATTATAAPRHEGQAKVMAIGKEAITLSHGPIATLKWGAMTMDFKRPAPPDLPKNLAVGSQVGFEFFMDAEGLPQLTRVTPMALAAPAPGAAPMAAGEQK; from the coding sequence ATGAACAAAAAATATCTCCTTTTCGCGCTGCTGGCTGCTGGTGTACTGGGCGCTACGGGGTACGTCTTGTATGCCCTGGGTGCCAAACAGGCTGGAACCATGCCAGCGGCCCCTATGAATATGCCTGCCGATGCTGGCGCCAGCCCAACCGCAGGCCCTCAAAGCATGGCAGAAGGAGAAGAGGCGACGCGCCGGCACATCAGCGCAGGACTCAAGGCCGGCGACACCGATCCAGTGACCGGCAGCAAGATCTTGTACTACCGTGACCCCATGGTGCCGGCCAGCAAGTTTGACAAGCCGGCCAAGTCCCCTTTTATGGACATGATGCTGGTGCCGGTCTACGCTGCAGGACAAGCCGATCAGGGCAAGCTCATCGTGAGCCCGCGCATCCAGCAAAACCTGGGCGTGCGCACCGCAGTGGTCACCGATGGCACATTGTCGCCACAGGTGTCTGCCGTCGGCAGCATCGCTTTTAACGAACGTGACCAGGCGACGGTTCAGGCCCGTGCCACTGGTTATGTCGAGCGATTGCATGTGCGCGCCACGCTCGACCGGGTCAGGAAGGGACAGCCGCTGCTCGATCTTTATGTGCCCGAGTGGGTGGCAGCGCAGGAAGAGTTTTTGGCTGTTAAACGCATGCAGGGCAGCGACCTTGCATCGCTGGTCGATGGCGCCCGGCAACGCATGCGCCTGGCGGGGATGAGCGACGAACAAATCCGTCAGGTTGAGGCCAGCGGCAAGTCGCAGGCGCGCTTCACCATCACGGCGCCGCTGGGCGGCGTGGTCGTCGAGCTTATGGCCCGCGAAGGCATGACGGTGATGGCCGGAACGACCCTTTTTCGCATCAATGGGCTGTCCACTGTTTGGGCGAATGCCGAGGTGCCCGAAAGCCAGGCCGCCTTGGTGCGGCCAGGCGCCAAGGTGCAGGCGAGCAGCCCGGCGGCCCCAGGTATGACCTTCGACGGCAAAGTTCAGGCCATCCTGCCGGAGGTCAATTCGGCAACCCGCACGCTCAAGGCCCGGCTGGAGCTGGACAACCCCGGCGCGCGCCTGGTGCCGGGCATGTTTGTGTCAATGCATTTCATGGGCATGCAGGCACAAAAGTCGCTCTTGGTGCCGACCGAAGCGGTGATTCAGACCGGCAAGCGCACGGTTGTCATACTGGCAGAAGAAAATGGATGGTTCAGCCCGGTCGATGTGCAACCTGGCATTGAAAGTGGCGGCCAGACCGAAATCAAGCGCGGGCTGCAGGCCGGTCAGCGCGTGGTGGTGTCTTCGCAGTTCCTGATCGATTCGGAAGCCAGCCTCAAAGGCGTGGAAGCCAGGCTCAACGAGAACCCCAAGCCGGCTGACGCTACTGCTACTACTGCCACTGCCGCACCGCGGCATGAAGGCCAGGCCAAGGTCATGGCCATTGGCAAAGAGGCCATCACGCTGTCGCACGGTCCGATTGCCACGCTCAAGTGGGGCGCGATGACCATGGATTTCAAGCGGCCTGCACCCCCAGACCTGCCCAAAAATCTTGCGGTTGGCAGCCAGGTCGGCTTTGAATTTTTCATGGATGCCGAAGGCTTGCCGCAGCTGACACGGGTCACGCCCATGGCACTGGCAGCACCAGCACCAGGCGCTGCCCCAATGGCTGCAGGGGAGCAGAAGTGA
- a CDS encoding efflux RND transporter permease subunit, with the protein MIARFIRWSIVNRFLVLLATLMLGAWGVYSVLRTPLDALPDLSDVQVIIRTSYPGQAPRIVENQVTYPLTTTMLSVPGAKTVRGYSFFGDSFVYVLFEDGTDLYWARSRVLEYLNQVQSRLPAQAKASLGPDATGVGWIYQYALVDRSGTQDLGQLRALQDWFLKYELKTVPNVAEVASIGGMVRQYQIVLDPQKLAAYAIPHTKVAEAVQKANQEAGGSVLELGEAEYMVRATGYLKGLEDFRAIPLTTTAGGVSVRLGDVARIQIGPEMRRGIGELDGEGEAVGGVIIMRSGKNALETIAAVKAKMAQLQASLPQGVEVVTTYDRSGLINRAVDNLTYKLLEEFLVVAVVCFVFLFHLRSALVAIISLPLGILAAFIVMHYQGVNANIMSLGGIAIAIGAMVDAAVVMIENAHKHLEHWAHAHPGEKLEGETRWQVIGDAAAEVGPALFFSLLIITLSFIPVFTLQAQEGRLFAPLAFTKTYAMAAAAGLSVTLIPVLMGYLIRGRIPDEKSNPLNRFLIAVYRPLLNIVLRAPKMTLVVAGIVLATSLWPLQHIGGEFMPRLDEGDLLYMPSALPGLSSGKAGELLQQTDRLIKTVPEVASVYGKAGRAETATDPAPMEMFETTIQFKPKDQWRAGMTQDQLVEELDRIVQVPGLSNIWVPPIRNRIDMLATGIKSPVGVKVAGTDLQTIDKLSSEIERALKDVPGVSSALAERLTGGRYVDVNIKRDAAASFGLNIADVQSVISSAVGGENIGETVEGLQRFPINMRYPRELRDSMETLRSLPFVTERGQRVVLSDVADIRITDGPPMLRSENARLSGWVYVDIRDRDLRSAVQDMQKAVTEKVKLPPGYSISWSGQFEFLERATAKMKIVVPFTLMIIFVLLYLTFKRFDEAVLIMATLPFALVGGIWLLYLLSYNLSVAGAVGFIALAGVSAEFGVIMLLYLRHAWDERLAQGKTNAEDLLDAIREGAVLRVRPKAMTVAVILAGLLPIMWGTGTGSEVMQRIAAPMVGGMITAPLLSMFVIPAVYLLMRRPRETQRTSGRFWRRRAVV; encoded by the coding sequence GTGATCGCCCGATTTATTCGCTGGTCCATTGTCAATCGCTTTTTGGTCCTCTTGGCAACCCTGATGCTGGGAGCCTGGGGGGTGTATTCGGTGCTCAGGACACCGTTGGACGCCTTGCCCGACCTGTCGGATGTGCAGGTCATCATTCGCACTTCCTACCCAGGACAAGCGCCGCGCATTGTTGAAAATCAGGTCACCTACCCGCTGACCACGACCATGCTGTCAGTGCCGGGCGCCAAGACGGTGCGCGGCTACTCCTTTTTCGGCGACTCTTTCGTTTACGTTCTGTTCGAAGACGGAACGGATCTCTACTGGGCGCGCTCGCGGGTGCTGGAGTACCTCAACCAGGTCCAGTCGCGTCTGCCTGCGCAGGCCAAGGCCTCGCTCGGCCCGGACGCAACCGGCGTGGGCTGGATTTACCAGTATGCGCTGGTAGACCGCAGCGGCACGCAGGACCTGGGGCAGCTTCGGGCGCTGCAGGACTGGTTTCTCAAGTACGAATTGAAGACGGTGCCCAATGTCGCCGAGGTGGCTTCGATCGGCGGCATGGTGCGGCAGTACCAGATCGTGCTCGACCCACAGAAACTGGCTGCTTACGCCATCCCGCACACCAAGGTGGCCGAAGCCGTCCAAAAGGCCAACCAGGAAGCCGGTGGCTCGGTCCTTGAGCTGGGGGAGGCCGAGTACATGGTGCGGGCGACGGGTTACCTCAAGGGCCTGGAGGACTTTCGCGCCATTCCCTTGACCACGACGGCGGGCGGCGTGTCCGTGCGCCTGGGGGACGTGGCGCGCATCCAGATCGGTCCGGAAATGCGCCGCGGCATTGGCGAGCTCGATGGCGAAGGTGAAGCGGTCGGCGGCGTGATCATCATGCGCTCGGGCAAAAATGCGCTGGAAACCATCGCGGCCGTCAAGGCCAAAATGGCGCAGCTCCAAGCGAGCTTGCCCCAAGGCGTTGAAGTCGTGACCACCTATGACCGCTCTGGCCTGATCAACCGCGCGGTGGACAACCTCACGTACAAGCTGCTGGAAGAATTCCTGGTGGTGGCGGTGGTGTGCTTTGTGTTTCTCTTTCACCTGCGTTCGGCCTTGGTGGCCATCATTTCGCTGCCGCTGGGCATTTTGGCCGCTTTCATCGTGATGCATTACCAAGGGGTAAACGCGAACATCATGTCCCTGGGCGGGATCGCAATCGCCATTGGCGCCATGGTCGATGCGGCCGTGGTCATGATCGAAAATGCGCACAAGCACCTGGAGCATTGGGCCCACGCCCACCCCGGGGAAAAGCTCGAGGGCGAAACGCGATGGCAGGTCATTGGCGACGCAGCAGCGGAAGTAGGGCCTGCGCTGTTCTTCTCGCTCTTGATCATCACACTGTCGTTTATTCCCGTGTTCACGCTCCAAGCCCAGGAAGGCCGGCTGTTTGCCCCGCTGGCGTTTACCAAGACGTATGCCATGGCAGCGGCTGCCGGTCTATCGGTGACCTTGATTCCAGTGCTGATGGGGTATCTGATCCGGGGCCGAATTCCGGACGAAAAAAGCAACCCCCTCAACCGATTTTTGATTGCGGTCTACCGCCCGCTGCTCAATATCGTGTTGCGCGCGCCAAAAATGACCCTGGTGGTGGCCGGCATTGTTTTGGCGACTAGCTTGTGGCCGCTGCAGCACATTGGGGGCGAGTTCATGCCGCGCCTGGACGAGGGTGACCTGTTGTACATGCCGTCGGCACTTCCCGGACTGTCTTCCGGCAAGGCGGGCGAGTTGCTGCAACAAACCGACCGGCTCATCAAGACCGTGCCCGAGGTCGCCAGTGTTTATGGCAAGGCTGGGCGCGCCGAAACCGCCACCGATCCGGCACCCATGGAAATGTTCGAGACGACGATCCAGTTCAAGCCAAAAGACCAATGGCGCGCTGGCATGACCCAGGACCAACTGGTCGAAGAACTCGACCGCATCGTCCAAGTGCCTGGCCTCTCCAATATCTGGGTGCCGCCGATCCGCAACCGCATCGACATGCTGGCCACCGGCATCAAGAGCCCGGTGGGCGTCAAGGTCGCTGGCACGGACCTGCAAACCATTGACAAACTCTCTAGCGAGATCGAACGCGCCTTGAAAGACGTGCCGGGCGTGAGCAGCGCGCTGGCTGAAAGGCTCACCGGCGGGCGTTATGTGGACGTCAACATCAAGCGCGATGCCGCCGCCAGCTTCGGCTTGAACATTGCCGATGTCCAGTCGGTGATCAGCTCGGCCGTTGGCGGCGAGAACATCGGTGAGACGGTCGAAGGCCTGCAGCGTTTCCCCATCAACATGCGCTACCCCCGTGAGCTTCGCGATTCCATGGAAACGCTGCGCAGCTTGCCTTTCGTCACAGAGCGTGGCCAGCGTGTGGTGCTGTCCGACGTGGCCGACATTCGCATCACCGACGGGCCACCCATGCTGCGCAGCGAAAACGCGCGCCTCTCGGGATGGGTCTACGTGGACATTCGCGATCGCGATCTGCGCTCTGCGGTGCAGGACATGCAAAAAGCCGTGACTGAAAAGGTCAAGCTTCCGCCGGGGTATTCCATCTCCTGGTCGGGCCAGTTTGAATTTCTGGAGCGGGCAACTGCCAAAATGAAAATCGTGGTGCCGTTCACGTTGATGATCATTTTTGTGCTGCTGTACCTGACGTTCAAGCGTTTTGACGAGGCAGTGTTGATCATGGCAACGCTGCCGTTTGCACTGGTGGGCGGCATCTGGCTGCTGTACCTGCTGAGCTACAACCTGTCGGTCGCAGGCGCTGTCGGGTTCATTGCATTGGCCGGTGTTTCTGCGGAGTTCGGGGTGATCATGCTGCTGTACCTGCGCCATGCCTGGGATGAGCGCCTTGCGCAAGGCAAGACCAATGCTGAAGATCTGCTCGATGCCATCCGGGAGGGCGCGGTCTTGCGTGTACGGCCCAAGGCCATGACGGTGGCCGTTATTTTGGCCGGCCTGTTGCCGATCATGTGGGGCACCGGCACGGGCTCCGAGGTCATGCAGCGCATTGCCGCGCCCATGGTGGGTGGCATGATCACTGCTCCGCTGCTGTCAATGTTCGTCATTCCAGCGGTGTACCTGTTGATGCGCAGGCCGCGAGAAACTCAGCGGACATCGGGCCGCTTCTGGAGGCGCCGTGCAGTGGTTTAG
- a CDS encoding DUF5676 family membrane protein — translation MTPLRTGLALAITVGLFYALCALVWVLAPGPFLGFMNSLFHGMDFSTMVQPRPFAWQEFLMALLVLSTWAFFAGAFFAWLSNRLTR, via the coding sequence ATGACACCGCTTCGCACGGGCCTGGCGCTGGCCATCACCGTCGGGCTGTTTTATGCCCTGTGCGCGCTGGTCTGGGTCTTGGCGCCCGGTCCGTTCCTGGGCTTCATGAACAGCCTGTTCCATGGCATGGACTTCAGCACCATGGTGCAGCCGCGGCCATTCGCATGGCAGGAATTCCTGATGGCGCTCCTCGTACTGAGCACCTGGGCTTTTTTTGCCGGTGCTTTCTTTGCGTGGTTGTCCAACCGATTGACGCGTTGA